The DNA window CAGCGCCCGCTTTAACTCAAGTCTTGTATTTTTTGCTTTCTGAAGATTGTCCTGATCCACTTTATTGATAAAAATAAGATCTACCATCTCCATGATTCCTCGCTTTATACCCTGAAGCTCATCTCCACCACCAATGATTTTAAGAAATAAAAAAACATCGGTAATATCAGCAACCAGTACCTCGGATTGCCCCACTCCTACTGTTTCGATTAAAATATAATCATAGCCTGCAGCTTCACATATCATCATGGTTTCAAAGGTTGTATTGGCAACACCGCCTAAAAAACCGGAACTTGGGGAAGGCCGGATAAACGCATTCTCTTCTTTCGCCAATTCTTCCATCCTGGTTTTATCTCCTAAAATACTTCCCTTATTAATTGAAGAACTCGGATCAATAGCTAGAACCGCAACTTTTTTACCTTGATTAATAGCCAATCTTCCGAAACTTTCAATAAAGGTAGACTTGCCTGCTCCGGGCACTCCCGTCACTCCTACCCTGATGGAATTTCCTGTGAAAGGCATGATCTTTTTTAAAAGTTCCTCTGCCTGTATTCTGTGTTCTGCTTTTTTACTTTCAACTAATGTAATCGCTTTTGCAATCAGGCGTTTATTTCCTGATTGTATTCCTTCCATGAGCTGTTCTGTAGAAAATTTCATTGATTCAAAAGTAATAATTAAAAAGCGAATCATCAATAGTCTATGCTTAAAGGTAAAACCAAAATCAATTAGCTGGCACTGATTCGTATTCACTATTTCACATTATTTTAATTTTTATTTCTTCTAAATTAAAACTACAACCCTCTGTATCAAAGGCCTGCAGAATTTATTACATTTGTTATATATCAAAAATAAGAAACATGAAAAAACTCATTGCTGCGGCATCATTCATTGCTATTCTCCTTGTTTCCTGTACTCCAAAAGCGTCTACATCTCCTGTTACTCCAGGATCTTCAACGTCTACGGCGGAGCAAATCGCACAGGGAAAAACTATATTCGAGAATTCATGTGGAAGATGTCACAAGCTACCGGATCCTACTTCACATAACCCTGTACAATGGGTAGGAATCATGAATTCGATGGCTCCAAAGGCAAAACTGACAGATGAACAGCATCAGTGGGTTTATGATTATATCGTTTCTGTAAAAAAATAATTACCAAAACAAAGATATGGCTATGAAAAAATTAATTTTAACAGGTATCGCCGCATCAGCATTTCTGGTGTCCTGTGGACCTAAAAGTGTGGCAGTAACCGGCCCCAAGTATACCTCATCTGAACAACTTGCTCAGGGAAAAACTATTTTTGAAAACTCTTGCGCCAAGTGTCATAAGCTACCGGAACCTACAAAACATGATGACCAAGGCTGGATAAAAACATTAAGCAGAATGGCTCCTAAAGCTAAACTCAACGATGAACAACATCAAATGGTCTATGATTATTTAATCTCTGTAAATAAAAAATAAGCTTTCCTGGGAAAGCTTATTTTTTTTCTTTTAATAGAAGAATATTATCTCACAATCAATTTCTCAACCTGAGTCTTTTCACCTTGTTGGATATGAACCATATATACTCCTTTCTGGAATCCTCTGGTAGAAATAGCTTTCTTAGAAGCTGATTCTCTGGAATCGGTAAATACCAGTTTTCCTGACATATCAAACATTCTGATTTTAACTTCTTTGGATGATTTATCAATATTTCCTACAAAGAATTCATCATAAGTAGGATTCGGGAAAATGATAAATTTATTATCAACACCTTTAAGATCCTGGGTCGCCAAAGTATTACATTCCTGTGGAACCGTAAAATCTTCTACCTGATCAGTCCCTACTGCCTTAATTCCGGCAGAAGCATTAACACCCAAGCCTCTTTTCGCAAAAGTATTCCATATCATACATTTGTCTGCGCTTCCATTTCCAGTAGCATCAGCCTTTAGAATAGCATCCCTTCCATCTATAAAGGAAGGGTTACAAACCTGAAGTTTAAGCCCATTCATCACAATTTGCAAAGCTCGCGCATTCCCTGAAGTAGCACTTGCCATTACATCACTGTTATATCCATACTTTTCAATATACTTCCAGGTAAGATCCCATAACATAGTCGCCCATATAAAACCTGTTCCATGTGGGATGAATACTGTATTTGTTTTTGCATAGGTATAATCATTTACTGAAAAATCAGGAGAATATTTTGCTAACCTGATGCCCACACCGTCCGTTGGCTCGTTAAAAACATAAGTACCCATTCCTCTTGCTAAGGCAGATGTATCACCTGGTCTTGTTGTTAACATTAAAGCAAAATAATCCGACCAGCCATCACCCATCTGTTCTGCGGACATATCACTTCTAAGGCAACTATATCCCTGCCCTGTTAATCGATTGGAAATCCCATGTCCATATTCATGAGCTATGACTCCGTTGTCCAAACTTGAATGCTTATAGCCATTATAATCTTTATTACTTAGTGTAAGATTAATGGTGGTTCCGGCAAGAATTTCATTTTTAAGATATTCTCCTTCATTTTTCCCAATGTTAAGAGAAGGAATAGTCACTTGGTCATAATAACTCCATGAACTACTATCAGCATCAGCAGGAGAATCAGAAGATGGATTATATACAATTACACCGATTGCGCCTGCCTTTTGAGCGTTAAAAACCTGTAGATCATAGTCACAACCGCCATTCTTTATCAGGGCTATTCGACCAGTCAAACTTCCGGATACCATAACTGTACAAGCATTATCCGGAACCGTAAGTGCTAAATCACCCGTTTCAAGTGGCCCATAAATAGTACCCCAAAAAAGGGGCTTAGCCTCTACTCTCGGTCGGGTTGTAATACTGGCTGGAGAATTGTAGTGATATCTTGAAATAGGATCTGATGCCGTATCCGGTCTTTCAAAGAGATACATCTGCATTCTTGGTGCAGAAACAACATTTACTCTACCAATTACATACTCGTAGCCAGGATCAAAATTAGCATTACTAAAATCACTCCCATCAAATGCTTCTGCGTTTACAGCATCATTCCCTAAACCTCCTTTATTGAAATTATTTGTTTGATAATTTCTTGCTGTTTCTGTAAACCCAAACTTGTAGAAGATGTCATGCATTTTATTATTCATATAAAACAAATTGGTAATGGCAGCATCTCTATACGTCATAGGATTTTCATATCTTCCATCTGCAAAAGGAAAATCAAAACTAAGTGTACTACCTCCGTCCGGAGAATATCCGGGTGTATTGGTATTGTTCTGATCTGAATATGCATACACATTATTTCCTCTTGTATTGGTATAATTATTTGTTCCGTCAGAATGCCATCCTTCCGGAGATGATGTCAAATTCCATGGGTTATTTACAAGTGAACGGGATCCAAAAGTGGGAGCTTCTACCGGTAGAGGGAAAACGTTATAAGAGCTATTGCTAGGCAACAGTAATGTTTTTGTTCCGGATAACATATTTTTCATTGGAGAAAAATCAGCAAGAGGAGCAGATGTATTTTCATTCATCTTATCTGAATGAGCATCATTTTGAAAATTACAGCTAAGCACAGTATTATATTTACTCAATATTTCTCCTGTTGCAGCATCGGCAATTACATGCCAGACAGCAGGAGAGTTTTTATCTGAAACAAAAATTTCTTTTGAAAGAACATAAACCCCATTTTTTTCAAAATAAACGTTGGGCAAATAGTCAATCTTAGAAATTTCACCGATCCTTAATTTTTTTCTAAGTAAATCTTCTGAAATTTTTTCCTGAGTATTCTTCTGATCAGATACCACGACATTTCTTTTAAATTCATTACTTTCGGAAACAACCTTGTTATCTTTAATAAGCACCTTTCCCAAGGCATTATAAATTCTAAGGCCTTTAAAAGTCTGCTGAACGTTTACAATAGTTAGTCCCAAACTTTTGGATGGGTCTTCATTTAAAATGATAACTTCAGTTTTGTCTGTTGTATTACCTTTCAGTTTCAATTGACTATTTTTTTGATAGTAATCCTGAATAAGTTTTGCTGAGTTTTGTGCATGCAGCGCACCAGTGGTCAAAGAAACAGCCAAACAGATTGGCAGTAAAAATAATTTTCTATTCATATTCAAAGGTTTTTTATCGTCCTAATTTACAGACAACTACAATCAAAACATTAAAAACCCTGTTAAAAGAAAAAAGAAGACGTATTTTGTCTTCTTTCTCCTTTTTCTGCTTATTTTATTTAATATGTTATGCTATTTTCAAATAATAAATTTCATATGAAGCAGTCTTATATTATGTTAAAATTTAAACTCAATTACCTTACAATCAACTTCTCAACCTGAGTTTTATCTCCCTGCTGAATATGAACCATATATACTCCTTTCTGGAATCCTCTGGTAGAAATGGCTTTTTTAGAAGCAGATTCTCTGGAATCGGTAAACACCAGTTTTCCGGACATATCAAACATTCTGATTTTAACTTCTTTGGATGATTTATCAATATTTCCTACAAAGAATTCATCATAGGTCGGATTCGGGAAAATGACAAATCGATTATCTGCAACTGTAAGCTCCTTAGTTTCCAGAGAAGCGTTACATTCTTGAGGAACTGTAAAGTCTTCCACCTGATCATTTGAAACGGTTTTACTTCCTGCGGAAGCATTGACTCCCAGTCCTCTTTTAGCAAAAGCATTCCAGATCATACATTTATCTGCACCTGCGTTTCCAACAGCATCGGCCTGAAGAATAGCATCTCTGCCATCAATAAAAGAAGGACTACAGGCTTGTAATTTAAGTCCATCTATTACAATTTGTAAAGCTTTTGCATTTCCGGAAGTAGTACTTGCAAGGACATCGCTGTTGTACCCATATTTCTCAATATATTTCCAGGTAAGATCCCATAACATTGTTGCCCATATAAAGCCGACTCCATGTGGGATCACGGCTGTATTTGTTTTTGCGTAGGTATAGTCATTCACTGAAAAATCCGGAGAATATTTAGCAGGTCTGATCCCCACCCCTGTAATAGGCTGGCCTTTCGGATATGTACCAACTCCTCTTGCAAGAGCAGAAGTGTCACCAGGCCTGGTTGTAATCATCAGGGCGAAATAATCTGACCACCCTTCTCCCATTTGTTCTGTTGTATTGGTAGTAGAGAGGCAACTGTATCCCTGACCTGTCAATCTGTTCGAAATTCCATGTCCATACTCGTGAGCAATAATTCCATTATCAAAGCTTGAATGTTTGAATCCGCTGTAATCGAAATTTAATGTGACATTAACCGGACCATTGTTCAGTTGTGCTATCATAAATTCACCTTCTGCTTTACCAATATTGATCGACGGAATAGACACCTGCCCTCCTGAATTTCCTGCGCCCATACCTACGGGAGCATCAGCGGCGGGTCTGTAGACAATGACTCCTATAGCACCAGCATTTTCAGCGTTCAGCACTTTAAGACCATATTCACAACCTGTGCTCGTTATGAGGGCTATTTTGTTGGTAAGACTTCCTGCAGCCGGTGCGGTACAGGCGTCTGCCGGGGAAGAAATTACCAGATCACCGGTTACAGGCGGTCCAAAAATAGGGCCGAATGAAGCTCCGGCGGTTAAGGCTTTAGGTCTGTTTATTATCGTTGCCGGAGAATTATACTGATATCTCAGGATAGGATCATCTGCCGTTTGTGTTCTGTCATACAGATACATCTGCATTCTGGGCGCCAATACCTGAATTTGCCCTGAAACAACTCTTTCGTATCCTGAGCTAAAGTTGGCGTTATTGAGACCACTTCCATCAAATGCTTCTGCTCTCACAGCATCTCCTCCAATACCTCCGTTGGCAAAATTATTAGTTTGAAAGTTTCTGGCTGTTTCTGTAAATCCAAACTTATAGAAAATGTCATGCATTTTGTTATTCATATAAAACAAGTTGGTCACAGCGGCGTCTCTATAGGCAAATGGATTAGCAAATCTGTCATCTGCAAAAGGGAAGTCGAAGTTTCTGGTGCTTCCCCCATCTGGAGAATATCCAGGTGTATTGGCATTGTCCTGGTCAGAATAGGCATAGACATTGTTTCCTCTTGTATTGGTATAACTGTTGGTTCCGTCGGAATGCCACCCTTCAGGAGATGCTACCAGGTCCCATGGATTATTGATAATCGTACGCCCCCCAAATGTAGGAGCTTCTATCGGGAGCGGAAAAATATTATAGGATGCATTCGAAGGTAAGAGAAGGCTTGCTGTTGTACTTTGAGCATTAACTTTTATATCCGTCGGCTGAGGATTCCAAGGTGAATCTAACTTTTCATGATGCTTTTCATGAGAATCAGAACTGTTTTCAAAATTACAGTCCAATGTCATATTGTCTTTGGTAAGAACCTCTCCGCTACCGGCATCAACAATCACATGCCATACATCTGAAGAATTTCCATCGGAAACAAATATTTCCTTGGAAAGAACATACACTCCATTTTTTTCAAAATAGACATCGGATGAATAATCCGCTTCAGAAATTTTGCTCAATCCCAACTTTTGCATGAGAAAACCTTCGGAAAACCGATCCTGTACTTTTTTCTGGTTGGCTACTATTACATTTCTGTTGAAGTCATTTTTTTCGGATACGATCTGATCTCCTTTTATGATCACTTTTCCAAGTGCATTGTACACTTTAAGTCCATTATAGGTTTGTTGTACGTTAACAATATGAGCTCCCAAACTTTTGGAAGCATCTTCATTCAAAATCACAACGCCAATTTTATCGTTAGCATTACTTTTTTGAGTTAATTGTCCATTTTTTTGATAATAATCCTGGATAAGTTTTGTCGAATTCTGTGCGTTGACATTCGCAAAACCAAATAAGAAAGCCACTGATATTGGCAATAAAGATAATTTTTTATTCATAAAGTCATTTTTTATCCAATAAATCTATGAATTATTCACAATATTTAGAATATTTTTCAAAAATATTATTAAAAAAGAAGGCTACTATGCCTTCTTTTCCTTTTTTTATATTCTTTATCTAAGCTTTTTTACTTATAATTTTTTCATTCAGATATTTCAGGCTTATCTTACTTTTTCTTCTTATCCTTTATAAACTTCTCCTTTTCTTTCAGCATAGAAGTCATAGAAGTACTGTAACTCAACTTTTTTGCTTCTTTAAGTTTCAATAAAGCTTTTTTATATTTCTCGTTCCTTTCTAATAAAAGAGCGTGCTGATAAAGAATTTCGGCTTTGTCAATTCCTTTTATTTTTAAAGCAAACGCAATGAGCTTTTCTGCTTCATTATAATCTTCATTGTTCAAAAGACATTCAAGATAGTACTTTGGAGTGTTGAGATTGTTTATGTTATTTTGTAAAGCTTCCTCAAAGTATTTTTTTGCCATCTCATAATCCTTTAGCATTTCGGAGTAAATTCTTCCCATAAGGCAAAGACTGTCTGCATCTTCGGGCTCATATGATAATGCGTAGTTCAAGGCCTCCATGCAATCCGGTAGATTGTATGGATAATTGTCCAGGGCTTCGAAGTAATATTTATTTTTAGTTAAGGTCATTTTTATCGTTTTTTAATTCATTTTTCAGGCTATTTCTTTGTTTTTTAAAAGATCTGTCCTGATGGTTCTTTTTAAAATCTGTTCCGGAAAATGTACGGACAGGATTCCCACGTTGCACCTGGAGATGTTGAGCCCAGGTTTCCTGCATTCTTTTTTCCAGTTGCCGGATATGTGTTTCCATTACTTTTTTCTTTAATCTAGAAATAGAAAGCTTTTTATTTTCTAACTGAGACCTTGAATCCTGTACGAATACAGTTTCTCCTGTCGGAATATAGGTGGCACGAACAGCAGTGTTCACTTTGTTTACATTTTGCCCGCCACTTCCCTGGCTTCTGGCTGTTTGAAATTTAATGTCTTTTTCTCTGAAGTCTATCTTTTCAAGATTCTCCAGTTCAAAAACACCGATAAACCAGTTGCTTCTTTTATGTAATTTTCTGAATGTACTTTTTCCTGTCCAGCAAATACTTCCCAGCCAGCTCTTTAAAAACGTTGTTGTTTCTTTTCCTTTTAAAAGCAGGGTCACGGATTTTAAAGTCAGATTCTCATCACCGTTTTCACGATGAATGATTTCGTACTCCAAATTATTTTGTTTCACTTCGTCAAGAAAGGTCTTCAGCACTTTTGAAACCACCCATTGGCATTCTAAAGGACCTCTCCCGGAAGTGATCTGTATTATTTTTTCCATTTTTATTTTGGCATTTTGCTTAATTGGGGATGTTCCAACGGATCAATTCCCTTTTGTAAAAGATCTTTTGCAGCCATTACTGCCCAGCATTTATCACTGGAGTGAATATTCCTGTAAAAAGAAAGTAACAGAGAGGGTTCTACAACTGTAAATCCGTTGCATTCAACAGTATCGAGATCATCTCTTTCAAAAAAATCGATGGTAATTCTGTGGAATTTTTCATTTTCCAGTTCTACTGTTTTCTCGTACCTGCGGAAGTTTTCCTTGCTTGGCAGATGATCGTAGCGGGTCCATACTTTCTGAAATCCTTCATTCTGCAAGGTCATCACAACCTCAGCTACGTTTTCCTTTGTTACAAAAATGTCGATATCCTTGTGATCATGGGCGTGTTTGTATTCTGTATGTCCGGTTTCAGACATAAAATGCCAGGCCCATCCTCCTGAAATAATGACTTTATCTTTTAATTTGTCTAAAATTTTGAGTCCTAACCGGATTCTGAATTCCGGCCAGACTTCACCGTATCTTTTTATATTATGTGGTGCTCCCATTTTTTTGTTTTTTTAGGTGAAGGTTGTCAACTGATCATTATCTAATAATTTTAATCAGTTTCTTACAAACCTTCTTTTTGTTAGTTAAAACCTAACAGGTTTTTGAAACCTGTTAGGTTAGCCCCGATTGCAGCAATTGTTTGAGCTCATTTTTCTTTTGTAAAAGAAAAATAGCGAGTGCGGAAAGCGGGATTAAGCTCCTGAATACTGGGCTGATTACCGATCCATTCTCACGATTCTCGGTTGAAATGTTCCCAGAATGTCGACCAGTTCGCTTTGTGCATTCATCACTTCATGAATGTTTTTATAGGCCATTGGTGCTTCTTCTGTATTTCCACCCATCAATGTCACATTCTTCAGCTTCAGTTCTTTTTTGATATCATTCTGAGTAAAAAGGCTTCTGCATTCTCCTCTGGAATGTGCTCTTCCTGCGCCATGCGACGCCGATTTCAGAGAATCGGGATTTCCTTTCCCACGAACAATAAATCCTTTTTCGGTCATTGAACCCGGGATCATTCCCAATTCATTTTCATGGGCCGGGGTTGCTCCTTTTCTGTGAACAATCACTTCTTTTCCGTTGTGAATTTCCTTCCAGGCGAAGTTGTGATGGTTCTCAATTCTGGCTTTCACCCTGCCTCCTACGGCTTTTACCAATCTTCTGTGGATGTCATCGTGACATGCTGAAGCATAGTCTCCGGCGAGGTTCATGGCAGTCCAATATTCCAAACCGAGGTGTGTACTCAGGTCAAGCCATGCAAACTGTTGGGCCTCTCTTGGTAGCGGACATTGTTCTGTGGCTACTCTGGAATAATACTGGGCAATCTCTGCTCCCAATCCTCTGGATCCGCTGTGAGAAAGGATTCCCAGATATTTTCCTTTTGGTAATCCTATCTGCTCGTCTTCTTCGGTGATTTCTACTTCTCCGAATTCTACGAAGTGGTTTCCTCCGCCGGAAGATCCCATTTGTTTAATGGCTTTTCCTTTTAATCTTCTTAAAATCGGAATGAGGTCAAAGGTATCTCTGTCGAAGATTTCATGGTCTATGTGAGATTTGTGAGTCTCATACATTCCGAATTTTGTGTGTTCTGCAAGAGCTTTTTCATATTTATCTCTTGCACCGTTCAGATATGAAACGGGGGTATCCAAAATACTGAGGCTCATCCTGCAGCCGATATCCATGCCTACTCCATAAGGAATGACTGCATTTTCTACGGCGAGTACGCCTCCGATCGGAAGGCCATAACCACTGTGGGCATCAGGCATTAAAGCGCCTTGTGTTGAAATTGGCAATTTCAATGCGGTGTACAGTTGGTTTTTTGCTTCTTCAGAAATGTTATTTCCAAAGATCTGAAAAGAGGCACGCTGTGAATTCAGCATTCTTTTTTCTGTCTTTTTTGAAGAAAGCAAAGTTTCTGCGATCTGCCCGAAGGTTAAGTCTTTTTCAAAGTTTTCCGGATTGACCAGGATTTCTTTTAAAATAGATTTTACGTGATGGATATTTTTGGTGGCAAAGTTCCTTTTCATGACTTCAAGCGCCACATTGATGCTTTGATTATTCGGATAGCCCAGTTTTAATATATCTTTTCCTTTTAGTTTTAAATTTCCCATTGTTTTGGTTTTAAATAATAGTTGGACTTATACGTCCAGAAAGCTTTCTGCAATCTCTGTTGCAGTGTGTGCGCAGGTAAAATATTTCCTGCTTTTGATAAGGTTTGAATCTTCTTTTTCCGATCTCCATGAATTTGATTTACCATAAATTGTTTTGTAAATAATCCCGGCATTTTTATGTTGCCATAAGTATGATTCCAGCTCTGCATATTCTTTTTCCAACTCGAAATCTACAGGCTTGTAATGGGTAATCATATTGGGTCTTACTCTTAAGGTAAACCTCCATGGTTCGGTAAATTCGTAGTATACTTCGTTGCATTTCCGGTAGGGACAGTATTCTTCATATTTCAGAAAATATTGTCTTTCCCTTGCGGTAAATGCGAGTTTCGGATCACTCCAGGACCAGGAAGATATAGGCTTAAGTTTTTGCTCTTTTTCAACATATATTCTTCTTCCGAATTTCTTTTTCTTTTTGAGAAACCGGCGGCTCTCGGAATACATCCAGGTATTGATTTTCTTCAGAATTCCTTCAAAAAACTCTCCGTCTTTGGATCTGATGACCTCTTCCCTTACTACAAAGAATCTTACAAATCCTCTTTGGTAGGGGACATCAAGTGGAATCCACTGAATATTTCTTCTTGCATCTCTCAGCACTTCACTACGTTGATACTTTTTTCTTATCTGCTTTATTACATCTTTTCTTTTTGTTCTTTTTCTGCTTCTCGTACTTCTCAGGCGATACAACAGAAGGTTATCATTTTCCATTTTAAGGCACAGAGTATCAGATACAAGATCCGGGATTCCGAATTTATATTGCATCTACTCCTTTATTCAACTAAAACATTAGTTGATGGATTTTACAATGATGAACAGATGAATTTGAATCACGACAGATTCTTTCATTTTGTTCTTAATGACACTAAAAAAGATTTCGGGGAAACTAAATTTGAGTTTTGAAATATTGCGCAATAAAAAACCCGAAATCTCTACGACTTCGGGTTTTGATATTTCATTGTACTGTTATTCTAAGAGTGTACCAAACCACGAAGCCTTACCACCATAAGTGGCAATCCAACTGTAAAATTCTGATTTGTTCTGAACATTGCTTCGTTGTTTTTAAATGGTTAAACTTGATTTTCAGGTGCAAATATAGAATTATTTTTTAAATGTTCAATTTTTTAAATCTTATTTTTGTGAAAAAATTATTTCATGTATAAACTTTTATTAGGAATACTTCCTTTACTTTTCGTGGGATGTAAGAAAGAGAAAGCTGTAGAAAAAGAGATTGTAAAAACCATTGACAATACCTGCTATTCGTCTGATTTTATGGAAAAAATCCTGAATTTAGAGGAAATAAAAAGTGAGGCTAAGTTTCTGGAATCAGAAACCAAAGGAAAAGGAAAGATCGGTTTTCTTGTAGACAGTACAAAAGTAAATAACGGCTGGGATTATTCAATTTCTGTAGGTTATAACGGGCCGGATCGTTTTGAAACCTACCATATTTTCCAAGCTTCAAGTGATCAGTGTAATAGTCTAAAGATTATGGAACCTGTTTCCGGAGATTATATATCAATTGAAAAATGGAGACAGATGACGAATGAGTCTGTTCAGCCAGAATCCGGTTTAAAAAAAGGAAAATACAACCTACCTATAGAAAGTCTTCCCAGAGTAGATGTCAAATTTCTGGAAACCGATTTCTTACCGGAAGGTTCGCAACAGTATACCTGTGGAGAGCTAAAATTCAGGTATTTTCCTTTAACCCCATATAAAGGTATGGATCTTATTCTTGTTCCTATGGACTGTGGGGA is part of the Chryseobacterium lactis genome and encodes:
- a CDS encoding tetratricopeptide repeat protein, whose protein sequence is MTLTKNKYYFEALDNYPYNLPDCMEALNYALSYEPEDADSLCLMGRIYSEMLKDYEMAKKYFEEALQNNINNLNTPKYYLECLLNNEDYNEAEKLIAFALKIKGIDKAEILYQHALLLERNEKYKKALLKLKEAKKLSYSTSMTSMLKEKEKFIKDKKKK
- a CDS encoding T9SS-dependent M36 family metallopeptidase, producing the protein MNRKLFLLPICLAVSLTTGALHAQNSAKLIQDYYQKNSQLKLKGNTTDKTEVIILNEDPSKSLGLTIVNVQQTFKGLRIYNALGKVLIKDNKVVSESNEFKRNVVVSDQKNTQEKISEDLLRKKLRIGEISKIDYLPNVYFEKNGVYVLSKEIFVSDKNSPAVWHVIADAATGEILSKYNTVLSCNFQNDAHSDKMNENTSAPLADFSPMKNMLSGTKTLLLPSNSSYNVFPLPVEAPTFGSRSLVNNPWNLTSSPEGWHSDGTNNYTNTRGNNVYAYSDQNNTNTPGYSPDGGSTLSFDFPFADGRYENPMTYRDAAITNLFYMNNKMHDIFYKFGFTETARNYQTNNFNKGGLGNDAVNAEAFDGSDFSNANFDPGYEYVIGRVNVVSAPRMQMYLFERPDTASDPISRYHYNSPASITTRPRVEAKPLFWGTIYGPLETGDLALTVPDNACTVMVSGSLTGRIALIKNGGCDYDLQVFNAQKAGAIGVIVYNPSSDSPADADSSSWSYYDQVTIPSLNIGKNEGEYLKNEILAGTTINLTLSNKDYNGYKHSSLDNGVIAHEYGHGISNRLTGQGYSCLRSDMSAEQMGDGWSDYFALMLTTRPGDTSALARGMGTYVFNEPTDGVGIRLAKYSPDFSVNDYTYAKTNTVFIPHGTGFIWATMLWDLTWKYIEKYGYNSDVMASATSGNARALQIVMNGLKLQVCNPSFIDGRDAILKADATGNGSADKCMIWNTFAKRGLGVNASAGIKAVGTDQVEDFTVPQECNTLATQDLKGVDNKFIIFPNPTYDEFFVGNIDKSSKEVKIRMFDMSGKLVFTDSRESASKKAISTRGFQKGVYMVHIQQGEKTQVEKLIVR
- the prfH gene encoding peptide chain release factor H, whose translation is MEKIIQITSGRGPLECQWVVSKVLKTFLDEVKQNNLEYEIIHRENGDENLTLKSVTLLLKGKETTTFLKSWLGSICWTGKSTFRKLHKRSNWFIGVFELENLEKIDFREKDIKFQTARSQGSGGQNVNKVNTAVRATYIPTGETVFVQDSRSQLENKKLSISRLKKKVMETHIRQLEKRMQETWAQHLQVQRGNPVRTFSGTDFKKNHQDRSFKKQRNSLKNELKNDKNDLN
- a CDS encoding cytochrome c is translated as MKKLIAAASFIAILLVSCTPKASTSPVTPGSSTSTAEQIAQGKTIFENSCGRCHKLPDPTSHNPVQWVGIMNSMAPKAKLTDEQHQWVYDYIVSVKK
- a CDS encoding T9SS-dependent M36 family metallopeptidase, which translates into the protein MNKKLSLLPISVAFLFGFANVNAQNSTKLIQDYYQKNGQLTQKSNANDKIGVVILNEDASKSLGAHIVNVQQTYNGLKVYNALGKVIIKGDQIVSEKNDFNRNVIVANQKKVQDRFSEGFLMQKLGLSKISEADYSSDVYFEKNGVYVLSKEIFVSDGNSSDVWHVIVDAGSGEVLTKDNMTLDCNFENSSDSHEKHHEKLDSPWNPQPTDIKVNAQSTTASLLLPSNASYNIFPLPIEAPTFGGRTIINNPWDLVASPEGWHSDGTNSYTNTRGNNVYAYSDQDNANTPGYSPDGGSTRNFDFPFADDRFANPFAYRDAAVTNLFYMNNKMHDIFYKFGFTETARNFQTNNFANGGIGGDAVRAEAFDGSGLNNANFSSGYERVVSGQIQVLAPRMQMYLYDRTQTADDPILRYQYNSPATIINRPKALTAGASFGPIFGPPVTGDLVISSPADACTAPAAGSLTNKIALITSTGCEYGLKVLNAENAGAIGVIVYRPAADAPVGMGAGNSGGQVSIPSINIGKAEGEFMIAQLNNGPVNVTLNFDYSGFKHSSFDNGIIAHEYGHGISNRLTGQGYSCLSTTNTTEQMGEGWSDYFALMITTRPGDTSALARGVGTYPKGQPITGVGIRPAKYSPDFSVNDYTYAKTNTAVIPHGVGFIWATMLWDLTWKYIEKYGYNSDVLASTTSGNAKALQIVIDGLKLQACSPSFIDGRDAILQADAVGNAGADKCMIWNAFAKRGLGVNASAGSKTVSNDQVEDFTVPQECNASLETKELTVADNRFVIFPNPTYDEFFVGNIDKSSKEVKIRMFDMSGKLVFTDSRESASKKAISTRGFQKGVYMVHIQQGDKTQVEKLIVR
- a CDS encoding c-type cytochrome; its protein translation is MAMKKLILTGIAASAFLVSCGPKSVAVTGPKYTSSEQLAQGKTIFENSCAKCHKLPEPTKHDDQGWIKTLSRMAPKAKLNDEQHQMVYDYLISVNKK
- a CDS encoding RtcB family protein, with the protein product MGNLKLKGKDILKLGYPNNQSINVALEVMKRNFATKNIHHVKSILKEILVNPENFEKDLTFGQIAETLLSSKKTEKRMLNSQRASFQIFGNNISEEAKNQLYTALKLPISTQGALMPDAHSGYGLPIGGVLAVENAVIPYGVGMDIGCRMSLSILDTPVSYLNGARDKYEKALAEHTKFGMYETHKSHIDHEIFDRDTFDLIPILRRLKGKAIKQMGSSGGGNHFVEFGEVEITEEDEQIGLPKGKYLGILSHSGSRGLGAEIAQYYSRVATEQCPLPREAQQFAWLDLSTHLGLEYWTAMNLAGDYASACHDDIHRRLVKAVGGRVKARIENHHNFAWKEIHNGKEVIVHRKGATPAHENELGMIPGSMTEKGFIVRGKGNPDSLKSASHGAGRAHSRGECRSLFTQNDIKKELKLKNVTLMGGNTEEAPMAYKNIHEVMNAQSELVDILGTFQPRIVRMDR
- a CDS encoding nucleotidyltransferase domain-containing protein; this encodes MGAPHNIKRYGEVWPEFRIRLGLKILDKLKDKVIISGGWAWHFMSETGHTEYKHAHDHKDIDIFVTKENVAEVVMTLQNEGFQKVWTRYDHLPSKENFRRYEKTVELENEKFHRITIDFFERDDLDTVECNGFTVVEPSLLLSFYRNIHSSDKCWAVMAAKDLLQKGIDPLEHPQLSKMPK
- the meaB gene encoding methylmalonyl Co-A mutase-associated GTPase MeaB, with the protein product MKFSTEQLMEGIQSGNKRLIAKAITLVESKKAEHRIQAEELLKKIMPFTGNSIRVGVTGVPGAGKSTFIESFGRLAINQGKKVAVLAIDPSSSINKGSILGDKTRMEELAKEENAFIRPSPSSGFLGGVANTTFETMMICEAAGYDYILIETVGVGQSEVLVADITDVFLFLKIIGGGDELQGIKRGIMEMVDLIFINKVDQDNLQKAKNTRLELKRALDFIPPKEKGWKIPVVLGSALQNEGLSDVYDKISEFIDLKKKDGRFEEVRTLQAEKRFEYWVQEYILSLMKKSNTVEEAYLIHKKNASDRISNPSTEAKLFVEKFLSAENRD